Proteins encoded within one genomic window of Candidatus Zixiibacteriota bacterium:
- the galT gene encoding galactose-1-phosphate uridylyltransferase, whose protein sequence is MPELRKDPITGRWVIISTERGKRPTSFSSVPKRSDARLCPFCPGHEENTPREILAYRQPNTEPNKPGWRLRVMPNKYPALKIEGALNREPHGIYDKMNGIGAHEVIVETADHAKDMVQMTDEEVRDVFWAYRERMMDLERDRRFQYILIFKNHGEAAGASLEHSHSQLIATPIIPKRVFEEIKGAKRYFEFKERCIFCDIVRQELTDKERIVNDYDAFIAIEPFAARFPFETWLIPKTHQSSYLELSDAEVMILARSVKDVLARLKIALNDPAFNFMLHTRPVSREYHEYYHWHIEIIPKLTKVAGFEWGAGFYINPTTPEESAAYLRSLELDAHGNRVDEPNVIRNDT, encoded by the coding sequence TTGCCAGAATTGCGAAAAGATCCGATCACCGGCCGCTGGGTGATCATTAGTACGGAGCGCGGCAAGCGTCCGACATCGTTTTCTTCGGTGCCGAAGCGGAGCGATGCCCGGTTGTGTCCGTTCTGTCCGGGTCATGAAGAGAACACACCGCGGGAGATTTTAGCCTATCGTCAGCCTAACACGGAGCCGAATAAACCCGGCTGGAGACTTCGGGTAATGCCCAACAAGTACCCGGCTCTGAAAATAGAAGGGGCGCTTAATCGCGAACCGCACGGTATCTACGATAAGATGAACGGTATCGGCGCTCACGAGGTGATAGTAGAGACGGCCGATCACGCCAAGGATATGGTGCAGATGACCGATGAGGAAGTCCGTGATGTTTTCTGGGCTTATCGAGAGCGGATGATGGACCTCGAACGTGACCGGCGATTTCAGTACATTCTCATTTTCAAAAACCACGGTGAAGCCGCCGGAGCCTCACTCGAACATTCACACAGTCAGTTAATCGCTACGCCGATTATTCCCAAGCGAGTGTTCGAGGAGATCAAGGGAGCCAAACGGTATTTCGAGTTCAAGGAACGCTGTATCTTTTGCGATATCGTAAGACAGGAGTTGACCGACAAGGAACGAATAGTCAACGATTACGATGCTTTCATCGCTATCGAGCCGTTCGCCGCCCGTTTCCCGTTCGAGACCTGGTTGATCCCCAAAACCCACCAATCCAGCTATCTGGAGTTGAGTGACGCCGAGGTGATGATCCTGGCCCGGTCGGTTAAGGATGTGCTGGCGCGACTTAAGATAGCCCTGAACGATCCGGCGTTCAATTTCATGCTTCATACCCGTCCGGTATCACGGGAATACCATGAGTATTACCACTGGCATATAGAGATTATTCCGAAACTGACCAAAGTAGCCGGTTTCGAGTGGGGGGCGGGATTTTATATCAATCCGACTACGCCGGAAGAGTCCGCTGCATATTTGCGAAGCCTGGAGCTGGATGCCCACGGCAATCGAGTAGATGAACCAAATGTTATAAGGAATGACACCTGA
- a CDS encoding S8 family serine peptidase: MTEARVKRNHRTLLSAGLLILLLVLWATPISAQLYDPEHLVIEMYDGYDIGCIHDAYGTSTAQYLPNLNMYLVNAPAGSDLLVLSSEIESRTGVRTCHPNYMTDPMQAVQGSLPVSDDIDQELYITQGPLSSLDLSGVHTVSTGAGVKVAVIDGGVDFTHPGLEGSVVSVYDYVDADSVAFDEPGGENSGHGTFIAGVIHCVAPGAQIYAYRVSDIHGLSNGYVVAEAMKQAADDGCRVINLSQVMTGYHTAIRNAVAYCLRVGCVTIVAAGNGGDSRRHYPAYDYGTVAVAAVDSNFVKADFSCYGSYISVCAPGVDLISTFNDDLYARWSGTSFAAPVVAGQAALIIAARPDLSSYHVATAINASAVNIDDLNPGLAGMLGSGLIDIAASLVYDPVVCGDVDGDGGCDIADVVSLMSYICFYDTSQEQITPLYLSAADVDSDPGITSNDVAHLWQYMFEGGIPPCDRPEAPVFEVSGDVWLNEVEGQLRPCTLAVGVPVTFRIRASIDQADGVRYFSNGFHLWSPDGATWSARQATYNGTVYDVPANRAFFGIDREFATAHELSCIGASYDTLETMGAFSWAFPVTPSGTSGDIYEIMIGAFDENDVGKTIILDSSSFGNAGTWEWTANGTNRFSPRWPGPYVFVIGETSYTPGDVNGDSELTIDDILYLVQYMFHGGPLPVNVQSCDVNGSCGPIDIADLTFLVQYFFGDGPEPVYGCSQVVSP, from the coding sequence ATGACTGAAGCCAGAGTGAAACGAAATCATAGAACGTTGCTCTCGGCCGGGTTGCTGATACTTCTGTTAGTGTTGTGGGCGACGCCGATATCGGCCCAGTTGTATGATCCGGAGCATCTGGTAATCGAGATGTACGACGGCTATGATATCGGGTGCATTCACGATGCCTACGGTACTTCCACGGCTCAGTATTTGCCGAATCTCAATATGTACCTGGTCAATGCGCCCGCCGGTTCCGATCTGCTCGTTCTTTCGTCGGAAATCGAATCCCGGACCGGTGTCCGAACCTGTCATCCCAACTACATGACCGATCCGATGCAGGCGGTACAGGGATCGTTGCCGGTCTCGGACGACATCGATCAGGAGTTGTACATAACACAAGGCCCTCTTTCGAGTCTCGATCTGTCCGGGGTGCATACTGTTTCTACCGGAGCAGGAGTGAAAGTGGCCGTGATCGACGGTGGGGTGGATTTCACACATCCCGGACTGGAAGGCTCCGTAGTATCGGTTTATGATTATGTTGACGCTGATTCTGTGGCGTTCGATGAGCCGGGAGGTGAAAACTCCGGTCACGGTACATTTATCGCCGGAGTGATTCATTGCGTGGCTCCGGGGGCACAGATTTATGCTTACCGAGTATCCGATATTCACGGGCTGAGCAATGGTTATGTAGTAGCCGAAGCGATGAAACAAGCGGCCGACGACGGCTGCCGGGTAATCAATCTCAGTCAGGTTATGACCGGTTATCATACCGCCATCAGAAATGCTGTGGCGTATTGTTTGCGAGTTGGCTGTGTGACAATCGTCGCAGCCGGGAACGGCGGTGACAGTCGGCGACACTATCCTGCTTACGATTACGGCACGGTAGCGGTAGCGGCGGTGGATTCCAATTTTGTCAAGGCTGACTTTTCCTGTTACGGCAGTTATATCTCCGTATGTGCGCCGGGAGTAGATCTGATCTCGACATTTAACGACGATCTCTACGCTCGTTGGTCCGGTACCAGTTTTGCTGCGCCGGTGGTGGCGGGGCAGGCGGCCCTGATAATTGCGGCCAGACCCGACCTGAGTTCGTATCATGTGGCGACAGCGATTAACGCCAGTGCGGTCAATATCGACGATCTCAATCCCGGCCTGGCCGGTATGCTTGGCTCGGGTCTGATCGACATCGCGGCCTCACTGGTTTACGATCCGGTCGTGTGCGGTGATGTCGACGGCGACGGCGGATGTGATATCGCCGATGTGGTTTCGTTGATGTCCTACATCTGTTTTTACGACACCAGCCAGGAACAGATCACGCCGTTATATTTATCCGCGGCCGATGTCGACAGCGACCCCGGTATTACGTCCAACGATGTAGCCCATCTCTGGCAGTACATGTTCGAGGGCGGGATACCGCCTTGTGATCGACCCGAAGCGCCCGTATTCGAGGTCAGCGGTGACGTTTGGTTGAATGAGGTCGAAGGGCAACTCCGTCCTTGCACTCTCGCCGTCGGAGTACCTGTCACCTTCCGGATCAGGGCCAGTATTGACCAGGCGGATGGTGTCAGGTATTTCTCAAACGGATTCCATCTGTGGTCCCCCGACGGCGCCACCTGGAGTGCCAGGCAGGCTACTTACAACGGCACGGTTTACGACGTTCCGGCTAACCGGGCGTTCTTTGGCATCGATCGTGAGTTCGCAACGGCGCACGAGTTGTCTTGCATCGGAGCTTCATACGACACGCTCGAAACCATGGGGGCGTTCAGTTGGGCTTTTCCCGTAACACCGTCCGGCACGTCAGGTGATATATACGAGATTATGATTGGAGCGTTCGACGAGAACGATGTGGGCAAGACGATAATCCTCGATTCCAGTTCGTTCGGAAATGCCGGGACCTGGGAATGGACCGCAAACGGCACGAACCGTTTTTCGCCCCGTTGGCCGGGACCGTATGTGTTTGTGATCGGAGAGACGTCATACACTCCCGGTGATGTCAATGGTGATAGTGAGTTAACCATAGACGATATCTTATACCTGGTGCAGTACATGTTTCACGGTGGTCCGCTTCCGGTTAACGTACAATCGTGCGATGTGAACGGATCCTGTGGTCCGATAGACATCGCCGACCTGACCTTCCTGGTGCAGTATTTCTTCGGTGATGGCCCGGAGCCGGTTTACGGCTGTTCACAGGTAGTCTCTCCCTGA
- a CDS encoding T9SS type A sorting domain-containing protein, with protein MRQARSWTAVLLTLVLLGGASVWSQMCGDVDNNGIVNDQDVAAVYDYVTGVMPAPSQAWLDAAAVDHRTGVDYGDYLHLYRYVNMGTWAPCYGSSYGDTLFSQGVIMLGVSDILPGYGVKLPINTEITVTVNVWNTNIERNIFGFAVGLDLVSDNGLTVTVNNPTAYTAFGAPFADACLGVDVLADGNMFGVTGRFQCNPTDGIEYDGNYTVASFTIGPFGSEDVGKTFYIEQTEFGELGQNAYYAYSSSFVLPYAPIVFGLDRVFEIVDPALEPEWVCGDVNGDGTTNITDIVQFTNYVHVPGATLTQPQAADVDQYAGVDVGDLAYMWDYIFEGGPQPCEYDGLDQIGTGGFLQLDSAHGLIDPNTVATGEPVTFYIGVTNNTSGNFLMMAAGFSVTSPDGATIPDTVSVNIIGDLSDVHGFWPLAQTEQTWPDRFGCFSMTTQNGALPPDYTGGAWALTVGPFDAADVGKTIVLDNGVFGQAGSTRMFFDGHTPVVPGWGGPYSFTIGQRMYTPGDIDNSGRLDIADVVFMVTYMFQDGIAPAYISACDVNGDCADVDISDLIHMVDYFFNGGPELEFACAVSGAAKVRQGEVTLSSEFDGEQTIITMSSDVAIRGLQLDLVGGDQASARLLVNAGLDVLGGTGRGLYSLGLADLDGSEVIDAGTHEILTIPGECEIVDALACDEHRVTNQVTLAAKGAPVPEGFGLSQNYPNPFNPVTSIPFSLPQSSHVKLEVVNILGQSVEVLVNEVLDAGTHDVQFDGDGYASGIYFYRLSTDSFTQTRKMVLMK; from the coding sequence ATGAGACAAGCACGGAGCTGGACCGCCGTTCTGCTAACCCTGGTACTGCTGGGGGGAGCCTCAGTATGGTCGCAGATGTGCGGTGATGTGGACAACAACGGCATCGTCAACGATCAGGACGTCGCCGCTGTGTACGACTATGTAACCGGGGTGATGCCTGCTCCTTCACAGGCATGGCTCGATGCCGCGGCGGTGGACCACCGTACCGGTGTCGACTACGGTGATTATCTGCATCTGTATCGTTATGTCAATATGGGGACCTGGGCCCCCTGTTATGGTTCATCGTACGGTGACACTTTATTCTCTCAGGGCGTGATCATGTTGGGTGTTTCCGATATTCTGCCCGGATACGGTGTGAAGCTGCCGATAAATACCGAGATTACCGTAACCGTAAATGTCTGGAACACCAACATCGAGAGAAACATTTTCGGATTCGCTGTCGGTTTGGATTTAGTCAGCGATAACGGCCTTACCGTGACCGTAAATAATCCGACTGCCTATACCGCTTTCGGGGCGCCGTTCGCGGACGCCTGTCTGGGAGTCGATGTTCTTGCTGACGGCAATATGTTCGGAGTGACCGGTCGTTTTCAGTGCAATCCCACTGACGGTATCGAATACGACGGCAACTACACTGTGGCCAGTTTCACCATCGGCCCGTTCGGATCTGAAGATGTCGGAAAAACGTTCTACATCGAGCAGACGGAGTTCGGTGAGTTGGGTCAGAACGCCTACTATGCTTACAGCAGCTCCTTCGTATTGCCGTACGCCCCGATTGTCTTCGGATTAGACAGAGTATTCGAGATCGTAGACCCGGCTCTTGAACCGGAATGGGTGTGCGGTGACGTCAACGGAGACGGTACTACGAATATCACCGATATTGTTCAGTTTACCAATTACGTACACGTACCCGGCGCGACCCTTACGCAGCCGCAAGCGGCCGATGTGGATCAGTATGCGGGAGTCGATGTCGGTGACCTCGCTTATATGTGGGATTACATTTTCGAGGGTGGTCCCCAGCCGTGCGAGTACGATGGGCTCGACCAGATCGGTACGGGTGGTTTCCTGCAACTGGACAGTGCGCATGGTTTGATCGATCCCAATACGGTCGCCACCGGTGAACCGGTAACGTTCTACATCGGTGTGACCAACAACACCAGCGGCAATTTCCTGATGATGGCAGCCGGTTTTTCGGTTACCTCACCTGACGGTGCAACGATTCCCGATACCGTTTCCGTGAATATCATCGGTGATTTGTCCGACGTTCATGGCTTCTGGCCGTTGGCTCAGACGGAACAGACCTGGCCTGATCGCTTTGGGTGTTTTTCCATGACCACTCAGAATGGTGCTTTACCGCCTGATTATACCGGCGGCGCCTGGGCGTTGACGGTGGGACCGTTCGATGCCGCCGATGTGGGGAAGACCATCGTACTCGACAACGGTGTGTTCGGTCAGGCCGGCAGTACCCGGATGTTCTTTGACGGCCATACGCCGGTCGTACCCGGATGGGGTGGCCCGTACAGCTTCACAATCGGTCAGCGTATGTACACGCCGGGCGATATTGACAACAGCGGCCGGCTGGATATCGCTGATGTTGTCTTTATGGTAACGTATATGTTCCAGGACGGTATCGCCCCGGCATATATCTCCGCTTGTGATGTCAACGGTGATTGTGCCGACGTGGATATCTCCGACCTGATTCACATGGTGGATTATTTCTTCAATGGTGGTCCTGAGTTGGAGTTCGCATGTGCCGTTTCCGGTGCGGCCAAAGTGCGTCAGGGAGAGGTAACCCTTTCGTCCGAGTTCGACGGCGAGCAGACAATTATCACGATGTCGTCCGATGTGGCGATTCGCGGTCTTCAGCTTGATTTGGTCGGCGGCGATCAGGCTTCGGCCCGTTTGTTGGTCAATGCCGGTCTCGATGTCCTGGGTGGGACCGGTCGCGGGCTCTACAGTCTGGGGTTGGCCGACCTTGACGGTTCAGAAGTAATCGATGCCGGGACCCATGAGATCCTGACTATTCCCGGTGAATGTGAAATTGTCGATGCCCTGGCTTGCGATGAGCATCGTGTTACCAATCAGGTGACACTGGCGGCTAAGGGTGCTCCGGTTCCGGAGGGTTTCGGGCTTTCTCAGAACTATCCGAACCCGTTCAACCCGGTCACATCGATTCCCTTCTCGCTGCCTCAGAGTTCACATGTCAAACTCGAAGTGGTCAACATTCTGGGGCAGTCGGTTGAAGTGTTGGTTAACGAGGTGCTCGATGCGGGTACGCACGACGTCCAATTCGATGGTGACGGTTATGCCAGTGGCATCTACTTCTATCGCCTGAGCACCGACAGCTTTACGCAAACGCGAAAAATGGTCCTCATGAAATAG
- the glgA gene encoding glycogen synthase GlgA, giving the protein MRIVVAASEMAPLAKTGGLGDVLGALPRAMAREGHDVRMFLPHYSSIDLSERKVTRIGSNLSIDVGGTAHEVTLNVVKDRQRGLEIILIGCDHYFKRASLYIDPETGKDYADNDERFILFNRAVLEACRAIGLRPDIIHAHDWQAALLPVYLKTLYANDEVFSGAHSVLTIHNLAHQGQFPGERFRLLKLPDRLFGAGEAVEFYGQVNFLKAGISFADKITTVSRRYAEEIQTGKFGCGLEGVLVNRKDDLSGILNGVDYSVWSPSRDKNIPYRYHINNLAGKRMTKVELLNAAGLPVREYAPLIGMIARLVQQKGLDLIAEAADRMMAMDIQFIALGTGEEKYHKLLTMLQEQYPDKVRVYLKHDEKIAHQIEAGADAFLMPSLFEPCGLNQMYSLKYGTVPIVNHVGGLADTIEPFNPERGTGTGFIFNEESPEAMLEAIEKMVHTYSRRRLWTGLMKNGMRQDYSWGRAVAGYIELFRSLKDQ; this is encoded by the coding sequence ATGCGTATCGTAGTGGCTGCCTCCGAAATGGCGCCGCTGGCCAAGACCGGCGGTCTGGGGGATGTGCTGGGGGCTCTCCCGAGGGCTATGGCTCGGGAGGGACATGATGTTAGAATGTTTCTGCCGCACTATTCGTCAATCGATTTGTCCGAGCGTAAGGTAACACGCATCGGCAGCAATCTGAGCATAGATGTCGGCGGGACGGCGCACGAGGTAACACTGAATGTTGTCAAGGACCGACAACGCGGATTAGAAATAATCCTGATTGGATGCGATCACTATTTCAAACGAGCTTCTCTCTATATCGATCCTGAGACCGGCAAGGATTATGCCGACAACGACGAGCGGTTTATTCTTTTCAATCGCGCGGTGCTGGAAGCGTGCCGGGCGATCGGACTCCGGCCTGATATTATCCATGCCCACGACTGGCAGGCCGCGTTGCTCCCGGTATATCTAAAAACCCTTTATGCCAACGATGAGGTTTTTTCCGGCGCTCATTCGGTGCTGACGATTCACAATCTGGCGCATCAGGGACAATTCCCGGGTGAGCGGTTCCGGTTGTTGAAATTACCTGACAGGCTTTTTGGCGCAGGAGAGGCGGTTGAGTTTTACGGTCAGGTTAATTTCCTGAAGGCCGGGATAAGTTTCGCGGATAAAATTACGACAGTCTCCAGGCGCTATGCCGAAGAGATTCAAACCGGTAAATTTGGTTGCGGTCTCGAAGGTGTGCTGGTAAATCGCAAGGATGACCTGTCGGGGATCCTTAACGGGGTAGACTATTCCGTTTGGTCACCGTCTCGGGATAAGAATATCCCATATCGCTATCATATCAACAATCTGGCCGGCAAGCGAATGACGAAAGTCGAACTTCTCAACGCCGCCGGTTTGCCGGTTCGGGAGTATGCGCCGTTAATCGGCATGATCGCCCGTCTGGTTCAGCAGAAAGGTTTGGACCTTATCGCCGAAGCCGCCGACCGTATGATGGCTATGGATATTCAGTTTATTGCTCTTGGCACCGGAGAAGAGAAATATCATAAACTGCTGACGATGCTTCAGGAGCAATATCCGGATAAAGTCCGGGTATATCTGAAGCACGATGAGAAAATCGCTCATCAGATCGAAGCCGGCGCCGATGCTTTCCTGATGCCGTCGTTGTTCGAGCCCTGTGGATTGAATCAAATGTATTCACTCAAATACGGCACGGTGCCAATTGTCAATCACGTCGGCGGCCTGGCCGATACAATCGAACCGTTCAATCCTGAGAGAGGCACCGGTACCGGTTTTATCTTCAATGAAGAATCTCCGGAAGCGATGCTGGAGGCGATTGAAAAGATGGTCCACACCTATTCACGACGCCGACTGTGGACCGGTCTGATGAAGAACGGCATGCGCCAGGATTATTCCTGGGGCCGGGCGGTTGCGGGGTATATTGAGCTGTTTCGCTCGCTAAAAGATCAGTGA
- a CDS encoding sigma-70 family RNA polymerase sigma factor, with translation MNDNLEHLWIRVLDGDRDAWRQLVELLTPLVMAVARRNGLDQADAEDCVQYTWLSLYRQRESLKEPIALPGWLIRVAVRRSQRMLKSTAAEERRWRECRQPEETPSPDLDIERLQRAGQVRLAIENLDRRCRDLMWALFFESDEISYRDIAERLGIPLNSLGPTRSRCLEKLRMILEDYEI, from the coding sequence TTGAACGACAATCTTGAGCATCTTTGGATCCGTGTTTTAGACGGTGACCGTGATGCCTGGCGGCAACTCGTCGAGTTACTCACGCCGCTGGTTATGGCGGTGGCTCGTCGCAACGGCCTGGATCAGGCCGATGCCGAGGATTGTGTTCAATACACCTGGTTATCGCTCTATCGTCAGAGGGAGTCGTTGAAGGAGCCGATCGCGCTGCCGGGCTGGTTGATCAGAGTGGCGGTACGACGATCACAACGAATGCTCAAATCCACTGCCGCCGAAGAACGGCGTTGGCGTGAATGCCGCCAGCCGGAAGAGACTCCATCCCCTGATCTTGATATCGAGAGACTCCAGCGAGCCGGACAGGTTAGACTGGCGATTGAGAATCTGGATCGACGCTGTCGAGACCTGATGTGGGCGCTGTTTTTCGAGTCGGATGAAATATCCTACCGTGATATTGCCGAGCGCCTGGGCATTCCGCTCAACAGCCTGGGACCGACCCGCTCCCGGTGTCTCGAAAAACTCAGGATGATACTGGAGGATTATGAAATATAG
- a CDS encoding CHAT domain-containing protein: MKEEAAKFLRTGKIPDGCDPAELAEACRKEVHAVVQRSTREAIKIARRFVQIAEKQDQPVQLAAYRALGWALHVATRTTDALRAYLQARRLAYNKPLIRAGIDRILIDIYMYLGDFEQARRYSRLSMATFRRHGAITEMEKTRVNFANLLHRQDKHRQAQHHYHRAGEHMARVGEKLVLGLCQYNEANTLVQLIEFDRAQSLYESAEKIFIDLTYDLYANEARYGRAWLAMLRGDYHGSLKLLAECDDAYRRHGQPRGRVLCDLDRAEAFIGLNLMTDARDAAEKAERCATRLKMTYEAAKAALFLAKAAYATGHTRTARTALKRATKGFRHENNRPFTATTQFTEALMVQGVDKVRCLARARDQFRLTQLPVWEAVCDLTLMIYPEHEEAACRRLRKNASVRTIPYLMAHWETALGDREARRNHWSQARSHWTRAADVLDEVRAMLPPVEMRAAFLKGRTEPYQRLVVNSIDKNPAAASAWSERFNTAGLWAPLAGNSEALELRDRAREKLTDLAQQVTALASVIERGSGQRVLGTIESDRALINLEREVRRNLAEIESRPLTQGESIERLIELFRSESRYMTIVQFHLDLDDLIAFVHHNGEVAVHRYVMGRRRLGEYVGWWQTLLSQQLFDSNRKSYREEDELFDALGGWLWEPLEIPKNTGSVLILPTGQLADLPWPAIRIGGEVLSERYHLVLAPSLRHHRRAARLQVDSERVEVLVGRADDLLGVDEDIAVLRKLAGNNLKVYNPAHRTDWPAEGESRILHYSGHARLRRDNPFYSSLLLDDGPLFAADFRLFNHRVDLVTLAACRTGVQSYLPGEESSGLVRSLLEMGARNVLAGLWAVDDRSTGFWMKEFYSRLFTGESILEAVRSARRATRRRFRSAYHWAAFGIFGACRGDNDND; the protein is encoded by the coding sequence ATGAAGGAAGAAGCAGCAAAATTCCTGCGTACCGGTAAGATTCCGGATGGTTGTGATCCGGCCGAACTGGCGGAAGCTTGTCGCAAGGAAGTGCATGCGGTCGTGCAGCGGTCGACAAGGGAGGCGATAAAAATCGCACGCCGGTTCGTACAGATTGCCGAAAAGCAGGATCAACCGGTGCAACTAGCCGCTTATCGAGCACTCGGTTGGGCGCTGCATGTGGCAACCCGAACAACCGATGCTCTGAGGGCTTATCTTCAGGCTCGCCGACTGGCATACAACAAGCCGTTGATCCGGGCGGGGATTGATCGCATTCTTATCGACATCTACATGTATTTAGGTGATTTCGAGCAGGCCCGCCGATACAGCCGTCTTTCAATGGCGACATTCCGCCGTCATGGGGCGATCACGGAAATGGAGAAAACGCGGGTTAATTTCGCCAATTTGCTGCATCGCCAGGACAAGCATCGCCAGGCGCAACACCATTATCATCGGGCCGGTGAACATATGGCCAGGGTGGGGGAAAAGCTGGTGCTGGGGCTCTGTCAATACAACGAGGCGAACACGCTGGTACAACTGATCGAGTTCGACCGGGCGCAAAGCCTCTACGAGTCGGCCGAGAAGATATTTATTGATCTGACTTACGATCTTTATGCGAATGAAGCCCGTTACGGCAGAGCCTGGCTGGCGATGCTGCGTGGTGATTATCATGGTTCGCTTAAATTATTGGCTGAGTGTGATGATGCTTATCGTCGGCACGGTCAACCGCGAGGACGAGTCTTGTGCGATCTGGACCGAGCGGAGGCATTTATAGGTCTTAATCTCATGACCGATGCCCGCGATGCCGCCGAAAAGGCCGAGCGTTGTGCAACCCGTTTGAAAATGACTTATGAAGCAGCTAAGGCTGCTTTATTCCTGGCTAAAGCCGCCTATGCAACCGGTCATACGCGGACGGCACGAACGGCTTTGAAGCGAGCGACCAAGGGATTCCGCCATGAAAATAATCGACCCTTTACAGCGACTACCCAATTCACTGAGGCGCTAATGGTGCAAGGGGTTGATAAAGTTCGGTGTCTGGCTCGGGCTCGTGATCAGTTCCGCCTTACGCAACTGCCTGTCTGGGAGGCTGTTTGTGATCTAACGCTTATGATTTATCCGGAGCATGAGGAGGCAGCCTGTCGGAGACTCAGGAAAAACGCTTCAGTCAGAACGATCCCCTATCTGATGGCTCATTGGGAGACAGCGCTGGGTGATCGGGAGGCGCGTCGCAATCACTGGTCGCAGGCTCGATCTCACTGGACGCGAGCCGCCGATGTTCTGGACGAGGTCAGAGCCATGTTGCCGCCGGTAGAGATGAGAGCGGCTTTTCTGAAGGGGCGGACCGAGCCGTATCAGCGATTGGTCGTTAACTCTATTGACAAGAATCCTGCCGCGGCTTCCGCCTGGTCGGAGCGTTTCAATACCGCCGGTCTTTGGGCGCCGCTGGCCGGAAATTCTGAAGCCCTTGAATTGCGAGATCGGGCTCGCGAAAAACTAACCGATCTGGCGCAGCAGGTAACCGCCCTGGCCTCGGTTATCGAACGAGGCTCAGGACAGCGTGTTCTCGGCACGATTGAGAGCGACAGAGCTTTGATCAACCTGGAGCGAGAGGTGCGACGGAACCTGGCGGAGATAGAATCTCGACCTTTAACCCAGGGTGAAAGCATAGAGCGGCTGATCGAACTTTTCCGATCAGAATCACGATACATGACGATCGTCCAGTTTCATCTTGATCTGGATGACCTGATAGCGTTCGTACATCACAATGGAGAAGTAGCGGTTCACCGCTATGTAATGGGACGCCGTCGCCTGGGTGAATATGTCGGTTGGTGGCAAACTTTGTTGTCGCAACAATTATTCGATTCGAATCGTAAATCGTACCGGGAAGAAGATGAACTGTTTGATGCTCTCGGCGGCTGGTTATGGGAGCCGTTGGAGATTCCTAAAAATACCGGATCGGTGTTGATTCTCCCGACCGGTCAGTTGGCCGATTTGCCGTGGCCGGCGATAAGAATCGGGGGGGAAGTATTATCGGAGCGATATCACCTGGTTCTCGCCCCGAGCCTTCGTCATCACCGGCGTGCCGCGCGATTACAGGTCGACTCGGAACGAGTTGAAGTGCTGGTAGGTCGTGCGGATGATCTCCTCGGTGTGGATGAAGATATCGCGGTCCTCAGGAAACTGGCCGGTAACAATCTGAAGGTGTACAATCCAGCGCACCGGACTGACTGGCCCGCTGAAGGAGAAAGTCGAATTTTACATTACAGTGGTCATGCCCGTTTACGACGCGATAATCCGTTCTATTCATCGTTGCTGCTCGATGACGGTCCTCTCTTTGCGGCCGATTTCAGATTGTTCAATCACCGGGTTGACCTGGTTACCCTGGCGGCCTGTCGTACCGGCGTGCAGTCGTATTTACCGGGGGAAGAATCCTCGGGATTGGTGCGGTCATTGCTCGAGATGGGGGCCCGAAACGTGCTGGCCGGTCTCTGGGCGGTTGATGATCGTTCAACGGGATTTTGGATGAAGGAATTCTACAGTCGTCTTTTTACAGGCGAGTCGATTCTCGAGGCGGTGAGATCGGCCCGCCGGGCTACGCGCCGACGATTTCGGTCGGCTTATCATTGGGCGGCGTTTGGTATATTTGGTGCTTGCAGAGGAGATAATGATAATGACTGA